CGTTCCAGTTGCCGTCCAGCAGACAGCGGATGGCGTGGCGCCTGAAATGGGTTGTTAGAAAATTGTGGACCATTCGCCATGCTATTGATCAGGACTTACCAGAGCCGCGACGAGTACTGCGGTGGACCTGTGTCGTCCCTATCGCTGATAAGTGACTGTACTCCTGGGTTGTTGGTTGACTGAGCGTACAGGTCCACGACGATGTCGAGGTTGTTTGGGTCGCTGTGGGTGTGTTAGCCTCCGGCTGTAGCTGACTCCTAAGCTCTTTCGACAGCAGAGCCGCCTTTCCCGTGCTGCAGGTGTCATGGACCTCGTTGAAAGGGCAAGATGCTTACATTGGACCCggcggtggtggtggtggcgGCGGTGGCCTATCATCAAGTCAGCTTCACCTTCACAAATCGGACGGACCCCATCGAAAATCAGCTCTTGCGTTACAGCAGTGTTACGTACGGGAACGCAGCATCGCTGTGGCTGTGGCAGCACTTGCCACGGACGAAGATCTGGAGCTCGAGCGGCATCTTCGTTGTTTTGATTGTTGGTATGGAATTGGCAGCCGGCGCGAGCTATGAAGATGGAGAACTACACCTGAAACCCTGCATTTGAGGAGTGAAGCGCATGGCCTCACTTTGCAGGGGTTCCGGGATTGACAAACGGCGAGAATACCAAAAAAGCTTTGCATTGAGCGCTTTATGCAATGTGCACTCCACGGCATCACAATATTCACGGCGCTCTAGTTGCAACCAGACTAAGAGAGCAAGGTCAATGTCTACAAATGGCTCGAAGCGTTGCATTGCTTCCAACAGGATGAGAGCAATATATCGAAGCCGTGGCGTGTCTGAAGTGAAGTGAAAGAGGTTGACGACAACATCATATCGTATTCACAGCCCTACACGCGCTACGATATGCTTCGGTGACATATATGCATCTCGAGTAACGACAGTACATCGCTGCTCTTGATACTCGAGCTCAGCTCTTCGAAAGGACAGCGTGTTTCGAGGCGAAGTCAAGGAAATGTCCATATGCAAATACCTGCTGCCAATAGCCTCGTTTCGCTGCTGCAGAAATCGCGGCTGGACAACTGCTCTCTAGAACATCGAGCCTATCTATGCGTCGAGTCTTCCATTCATCTTGTTCACGATCCAATGTAGCTTCGTGCGATATCACAGAGCGTTTGCGTGGCTGCCACGAGCGCGACTGATAGACAAGGATCGGCAGCCGGCCCGAAGACTCGAGCGTCCGTGCGTTTTGTCTCCATCGGGCCCCGGCAGGATTGTGCGACTTCCCTTGCATGCACCGCAGGCATCAGTCCTTCTGGGAACGGAGTCATGCTGAGAACGACATGAGGCTTCACGCGACTCCGTGCACGATACATCGTCAACATAGAGCCTGGTGTTGAGCATCATGGCGCAGATCATCCTGGACGGTGCGCGATCCGGCCAGCTCGGACTCGAGACACCAGCACGAGATGGTATCTGCTTCAACAATGTCTGGGACCCGCAAGATGCGCACTTCGAGCAGTGCTTCTTACCAGTCATCGCTGCGATTCCAGCGATCCTGGCGGCGGCGATCCTGTTCCTCCACATTCTGAGACTTCTGATACCCGCACGGTGGCGACCTCGCTGGACGAGACCTTTCGTGGAGGAAGTACTCGAGCCGCAGGTCGAGGTTGATCTGGTTCCTAGGAGACGATGGACATTCTTCAGCATCGCCCTGTGTGCGCTTAACACGATTGGACTCTTGCTTCAGACTTTGGCGGCTGCGGCTCATTTAGTCCACCTACAGTGGTACGACGAGACCGGCAGGCTGGCCCCCAAGCCCGAGCAAGTCCATTTTGATATCTATGATGGAATCGCTCTACTCTTGGTCCTACCTTGGTTGGTGAACCTGGTCGAGGTACTGCTTTACCAGCCGAGACGGGTGCCTTATGCGATCTTGTCAACAACTGTGGCTTTCACTATCGTGAGCGCGATACTGCTGGAGAACCTCACCTTCAACACCGAGTGTTCGGACTTCTTCTGCGTGCAGAAGGGACTGAACATTGCGAGCACCACAGTGGCTGTACTGATTCTGATGCTTCTGCTTCTCATGCCGTCTCGAGATCCGCTACTCCCTGCGAAAGATATCAGCATGCCATTCACAGCACCATCATCTGCGTTGCGAAGTCCAGAAGAAGCACTCACGGTCTGGCAATTCATGACCGTGACCTGGCTCAAGCCCTTGATGGACATCGGAGGCAAACGGCAGCTAGAGTTCGAGGATATATGGTCTCTGCCGCATGAATTCCAGCACCGGATGCTACACGACAACTTTCGACAGCTACGAGGGACCGTCATAAAGCGACTGTTGATCGCCAATGGCATTGATCTTGTAATCGTCACCATCCTTGGCCTCATCGAGCAAGTCGCACAGTATGGTGCTCCAGTCTTCCTGCAGCTGATATTAAGCTCGATGGAAGATCCCGAAAGTCCAAAACGGGTGGCGCTTACGTATTCTGCTATGGCTTTGTGCTCACGTCTTCTAGGCGCGCAAGTCTCCGTCTTCAGCTTGTGGTTCGGACGAAGATGTTACGAACGATCGAGAGGTGAGATGATCACGATGCTGTACGAAAAGACACTTGGGCGCAAGATCTCGTTCGCTGAGCCTGAGAAGAAGAAAGACGAAGCAGGTGCAAGGAAGGGAACCACCAACGGCCATGCTAATGGGCATACGAACAGCGAGACGAAGGCCGAGGCACAACAGACGTGGTGGTCTGGCTTCTTCAGCAAGCAGACCAGTTCTGTACCTGAAAATGAGCCAGCTTCGATGGGGAAGATCTTGAACTTGATGCGTAATGATGTGTACGAAGTGGCGCAACGATTTTGGGAGTTCGACAATCTCATTCGCAAGCCAATTGCCATTCTACTGTCAATCTCGCTCGTCGTCAACTACCTCGGCTGGCCGTCTCTGGTGGCTGTCGGTCTCGTCATCTTCGCGCAAGTCATGAACGCGCTTCTTGCCAAAGCTTTGATCCTCGTTGAGAAGAAGCGAAGAGTGGCCACGGACTCGAAGCTTCAGCTCATCTCGCAGTTCGTCGAAGCGATCAGACATCTAAGGTGGTATGGCTGGCAAGACCATTGGCTATCCCAAGTCCTCTCCGCTCGACAGAAGGAACTCACATATCGCATCTTCTCCGGCATCTGGGTATTGCTCATTGGCTTTGTTAACACCTTGTCATACGATCTGACCCCAGTGGTGGCATTCGCTTCATACACCTTAATCGCCAAGAAGCCACTCACGATCGATCTCGCCTTTCCAGCTCTGCAGCTTTTTAGTATGATGACCTCTCAGCTGAAGGAGCTACCTGGTCTTGTCATAGCCCTGATCAATGCATGGGTGGCAGTGCAGCGTATCCAGGACTTCATGGCAGAACCAGATCTGCAGCAGATGGCTACGGCGGCGCTGATCGGAGGCAAGCTCGCGGTCGAGGGGGGATCTTTCTCGTGGCCCGGCGCGAATGCGACTGTCCTCACGGACATTAGCATCTCATTTCCAGAAGCTTTGACCGTGGTCTGTGGTGAAGTAGCATCTGGCAAGACTGCACTTCTGCAGGCCCTACTCGGCGAGCTCGACATGCACAAAGGACAGCTGATCAGACCACCCGAGCCGATCGGGTATTGTGTGCAGACGCCCTGGCTACAAAGTATGAGTGTGCGAGAGAATATACTCTTTTCTGCGCCACTTGAAGATGACAGGTATCGTGCCGTGCTTGATGCATGTGCCTTGACGCCAGACCTGGCAGAGTTCAAGGCTGGAGACTTGTCACTGATCGGAGAGAATGGCATCGGCTTGTCTGGCGGACAAAGAGCTCGAGTGGCACTGGCTCGTGCTGTGTACAGCAGAAACAAGATTCTGCTACTGGACGACCCGCTTGCTGCACTGGACCAACAGACCGCAGAGCACATCGTCCAAAAGCTGTTTGAAGGCCCTCTTCTGAAAGATCGTACGGTAGTCCTGGTGACACATCGGACCGATCTGGTCCTGCGAGTTGCCGAGCAAATAGTCAAGATCGATGCCGGCCAAGCGTCGATACTGGACAAGGAGGCAGCAGTAGCAGACCTCGGTCTAGCAGCACCATATAAGCAAGAAAAAGCAACGGTCGCCGAGGATGAAGAGAATGCCAAGAAACTCGCAGCGGCAATACCAGACAAGTTCATCGAGGACGAACATCGAGCATACGGGGGCGTACAGGCCAAGGTCTACTGGCAGTACATCAAAGCTGGAGATCTGCGCTTCTGGGCCATCACGATTGTCATCCTTGTGGTCTATCGCTGTTTAGCACTACTGGAAGCGTGGTTCCTCAAAGCATGGGGCGAAGCGTACAACACCAAAGCCAAGGCGTCAATGTTTGTCTACTCTCACGATGTGGCCTACCACACGAACGACATCTTCGGCGATCTTCCTCCCCCTGAAGATAATATCAAGCCGTGGCTGATAGGCTTTCTCGTGCTGGCTCTGGGACAGTCGTTCGCTTACATTGCATCTCAAGGCATGCTTTTGGTGATAGTATACACCGCAGCCAAGAACATGTTTCGCGACATAATGGAAAAGGTTGCGTACGCCACGTTCCGCTTCTACGATGTCACGCCAGTCGGCCGACTGATGAATCGCATGACTTCCGACATTGGCGTCATCGATGGTGGCATTAGTATGCAGTTCTCAGCCATTTCATGGATGCTCATAAGCTGGATCTCATCTGTGGTCGTCATTGCATCAATCACGCCGAGCTTCTTGGTCTTCACAGTTGTGCTGGCATTTGTGTTCGTTGCGGTCTTCAGACGCTTCATACCAACATCGCAGAATCTGCGCCGCCTAGAGATGGTCTCGCTGACGCCACTTATGTCTAACTTCGGTGAGCTTCTCAACGGGTTGGCTACAGTCAGAGCTTTCGGTGCACAATCTCGCTTCCAAGATCGTGTCATCAGTGTTGTCGACACCTTTCAGAAGATGGACCACTTCTACTGGAGCGCGCAAGCGTGGCTACAATACAGATACGATATTCTGTCTGGACTTGCGACTTTCTTCCTCTTTCTCCTGGCGGTGTGGACCAATCTTTCACCAGGACTGACAGCTTTTGCTCTGCTTTCGGCGTCAAAATTTGTAAACGTGACACACGGCCTGTGTCGACAGTATGGTCAGCTCCAGATGGAATTTGTCTCAGTTGAGCGAGTGGTCGAGCTGCTACACTTGGAACAAGAACCGAAAGGGTCGATCGAACCTCCTGCATGGTGGCCATCGTTTGACGGAGACATTACATTCAAGAATGTGGTCATCAAGTATGCACCACATCTCGACCCAGCTCTGGCAGGCATCACGTTCACCGTCAAGGGAAGATCAAAGACGGCGATCATCGGTCGTACTGGGTCTGGTAAAAGTACTTTGGCACTCGCCTTGCTTGCAACCATTCTGCCCGACATGGGCCATATTTCTGTCGACAACGTGGACCTCGCTGAGGTAGACAAGCAGTGTCTGCGAACACGAGTCACTTTCCTCGCCCAAGATCCTGTTCTTTTCCCTGGCTCGATGCGAAAGAATCTGGACCCTGTAAACGAACACACTGATGAGGAATGCGAGCTTGTGCTGAGACGAGTGTGTGAGAGGCAAGGGTGGCAGCTTGCCAGTAAAGTAGAAGGAGGTGGCAAGAACCTCAGCCAAGGTCAAAGACAACTTGTCGGCCTGGCCAGAGCTGTGCTACGACGAAGTGCCATCATCATCCTCGACGAAGCTACAGCTTCTATTGATCGTGAGACTGCAATGCAAATTCAGCAGGTCATGCATGAGGAGATGAAGGACAGTACCGTGATTACCATTGCGCACCGACTGGAGGCTGTTCGCAACGCGGATTACTGCATTGTGTTAGGGAAAGGCAAGATCATTGAGCAAGGTCCAGCTGCAGAGATGCTGGGAGAGCACCGAGAAGAGGTCGCACAAAACATAGACGAGGACGAAGACGAATAGAGATAGATATGAGACCATGAATGTATGATTTGAGATGCAGCCAGGCGCGACTCTTGCGCTTCAGTGGTCCAGCAAATGTCATGGCTGATACTGCGTTCCCCTGGCCGAAACCGAAACCCAAGCACCCCAAGCTCGAAGGCAACACGCTCGAGCGCACCAAGCACCCTGGCGGCAATGACCGGACCTGCTGCGGGACTACACGTCattaagcgtagcgaccgaGCGCTAGCCACACCGGAGTACGAGCTTGCGAGTACGTGGGTGAGGCGTCAGCGAGGGAGTGAAGCTCTATACCAGCCCTCAACTAGCCTTGGCGCCCGCTTTGATTGGTCAACTTTCAAGTTttagggtcacgtgacctaccgcactgtgcctgttggcgaactcgcaaacatatactcgtcgctaacgcctatgtcgtcgtataataagcactgtacgtcgggtagcggtagcgtggatcgcacgctactttgcagtctagaagggttggtagagagctccactccgctacgcttacctttggaggttcacaaccgccaacagcacattttTGTGCATGCATACCACCAGCTTCTAGGCCCATATTCGCAAGCAACATCCGCGCAGCTTGCGTGATCATCTGGTTGGTCTCGCAAGAGTGTCGCAGAAAAGCTTGGTATCGAAACCGGTGGGTTGTCTAACATGCATGAAGCCCAGCAATTTTGAAGCTGCCACGACGTATATCTCGCCATCGTTCCAGGACGACTTTGAACTCCCTAAGGCACTTCTCAAAGACGGCCACCATGAGCAACGGCAAGTTCGAGCATGTCCCGCTCTCAACATCTGGACCCCAAGAATGTGCTCTGATCGGAAAGGCTTTGTTGACTACACCATATCTGAACAAAGCATCGGCTTTCTCGGAAGATGAGCGCAAGCAATTCGACCTGGGAGGTCTGCTACCTTCTCGGGTCAACACTCTCGAGGAGCAGGTGAGACGTGCATACGATCAATACCAGACTCACAAGACACCGCTCGGCAAGAACACATTCATGACCAGCATGAAAGAGCACAATGAAGTGCTGTACTATCGACTCATCCAGGATCATCTGAAGGAGATGTTTCCTATCATATACACTCCCACCGAAGGCGATGCAATTGCGGACTACAGCAGACTATTCAGACGACCCGAAGGTTGCTTCCTGGATATCACGAAGCCGGAGAACATCGAGCAGGCGCTTGATAGGTGGGGTGGGCCGGATGATATTGATGTGATCGTCGCTAGCGACGGCGAGCAGATCCTGGGTATCGGTGGTCAGGGGGTGGGAGCCGTCTTGATAAGTATTGCAAAGCTTGTAATCTACACGCTGTGCGCCGGTGTACATCCCTACCGCACACTGCCGGTGGTCCTTGACGTCGGAACCGACAATCAAGAGCTTCTCAACGACGATCTATACCTTGGAGTTCAGCGACCACGAGCTCGCGGCGAAGAGTACGATGCCTTTATTGATAAGTTTGTGCAGGCCTGCCGGAAACGATACCCAAAGGCGTACATTCATTTCGAAGACTTTGGTCTTGCGAATGCGAGGCGGATTCTGGACAAGTACACACCACAAATCGCCTGCTTCAACGACGATGTCCAAGGCACTGGCTGCGTAACTTTGGCCGCCATATACGCCGCTGCACATGTCGCCAAGCTGAAGATCAGCGAGCTGCGTTTCGTCATGTTTGGCTCTGGATCTGCTGGCACGGGTATCGCAGACCAAATCCTCGATGCAATCTCCGTTGAGAGCGGCAAGTCGAAAGAAGAAGCCGTAAAGCAGATCTACTGCGTCGACAAGCCTGGCGTCCTCCTCCAAAGCTTCAAAGACGATCTCACTCCAGCCCAGCACCCTTACGCCAAAGCCGACGAGGAGTGGAAAGATTCCGATCACAAGTCCCTCCTCGACGTTGTCAAGAAGGTAAAACCACACGTTCTGATTGGAACCAGCACCAAGCCCAAAGCCTTCACAAAGGATGTCGTTCAAGAAATGGCCAAGCACGTCGACCGACCCATCATATTTCCACTCTCAAACCCCACCCGCTTCCACGAGGCCGATCCCAAAGACCTCTTCGAATGGACCGATGGTAAAGTCCTGACGGCTACCGGCTCCCCCTTCCCACCCGTTGAAACCAAAGACGGCCGCAAGCGAGAGATTGCCGAATGTAACAACTCCACGACTTTCCCTGGTATAGGCCTCGGTGTCATCCTCTCACGCTCAAAGCTTTTGACGAAAGAGATGCTTGTCGCAGCCGTCAAGGCTTTAGCAGCACAGGCACCTGCCCTCAAGGACCCTGATGCAGGGCTGCTGCCCGATATTGAGAATGTCAGGGAGATTAGCATCAAGATCGCAGCTGGGGTTATCAAGCAGGCTGTCAAGGACGGTTTGAATCAGGAGAAGAATATACCGGAGGGCGAGGAGGATCTGGAGGAGTGGATCCGAGAGCAGATGTGGGTGCCCGAGTATCGTGCGTTGAAGAAGGTGGATAGGGAGAATGCTAGTGCGGTCGCGAGGGGTGAGAGCGGAAGCAAGGGTGTCGGGAAAGTTGATGCTTAGTGAGACTAGCTGACAACAGTGTACATGCACGATGTCGCCAGAGTCTTCCACGATTGCAGTGCAGGCAGATAGAGGCCACTGCAGACTTCTCCAGATGTCGATACAGTCCAGGCCAGAACGTGGATCTTTCACAGTGGTCCAGTCATCGTCAAAGGGTTCCAGGATGAAGGTGTGGACGTTGAGAAGCCACATGTCAAAACGTGCCAGGTCGGCCTGATATATTGCCTGCGGTTCTGTTGTGACTGCTGATGAAGGCTGAATCGAGATGACAACGCTGCAGCTGAACAGCTGTGCTCGAGCCACACCTTTGGAGCTCGCCTACAAGCACACTCATGCCGTGCAACAGGAGACTCTTATAACATCAAGCCGGGACGCAGGGCATGTTCAAAATGCCGGCTTCGAGTGAATGTTTCCATGCCTGTGTACAATTCATACAGCTATCTTACAAATGCCTTGATACTGTGCAGTGTCTTCGTCGATTACAGAACGGCCGTAAAGTTGTGCTTTATTTCCAATGCAATGCTAATGTGCCTCCCATCCTAAATGCTGCTCTTTGCCAACAATCAAGCACTCTTGCTCTTGGTTCCCGAAATCTCCGTAACATTGAACTCGGGTGTCTGGAGGTCCGCGTAATCGCTCGTGGCAGCGTAAACAGCCTTCTCGCCGTAGTAGTTGTAGACAGTCGAGGTAGCCACATCGGTAACCTCATATCGGAGCTGGAGGAGGTTGTCGTCCTTGCTAATGAAAGCGTAGAGTTTCGAGCCGTTGCTGACGTGTGCGCACTCCTTGAAGGACTTGTTGTCGTCGAGGTTGCCCTCGCAGTGCACGCCGTTCGGTACGCTTGGGTGGGTGCCGGCAATGTCTGGGTGCACGGCGATGTCGAGGTACCAGTCGCAGCCGACGGTGCAGCCGAAGACGAAGTTGGTGACTTCGAATTGGCCGGGTGCTGCTGCTGGCTCGACGCCGGCTGGGAGGGCGGTGGCGAGAGTCGCGGCCGCGAGGGTGAGGAGGCTTGAGGCGAGCATTTTGTGTTGGGCTGTGGTTTGTTTTGGGAGTTCTGGTGGAGGATGCTGTTGTCAAGTTCTGTTGTTGATGTGCTTGGGGTGAAAGCAAGGTACACTGGGAGAGATGAGCTTCTTAAACCTTCTGCCTACCATCAGTCCATAGTCGCTATACGGTGTGTATGCAAGGAAGCATTGTCAATACGAGAGACAGCGCAAAAGCTAGAGTGCGTCAACGTCACTTGGGGATGTTGTCGGCGAGTCGCCGTGAGATGAGCTCGCAGATAATCTATCTTTGGCATCAAGCGTCACGATCAGCAGCAGGGTGGAGGCACGCCGGCCCAGTTGAGCTTCTTCATCCGTCTTGGCCTCATGACTGCATCACGTGTCCGTGTGTGTATTCTTCGGCAGGGCGGAAGAAATGGCTCGTTTCTTTGGTGTTCCCGGCCGTTCGCATTGAGATATGAAGTCGTCGTAGAGAAGACAAGTCGTGAACAGCAGGCATCATGTACCTTGACGAGACCGAGTTCTTGACGAGACGCAGGACCGCGGCTGCTCGCAAAACAAGGTATCGTTGTATACAGTATCGAGCTCGCTAGCACAGGGCCACTGCTTCTAGATCTTCCTTCTCTTCGCACCGAATGTTCCCTCTCTTTCTCGCATCGTCATTCAGCATTTCTGCTCAGGCCAAGTCGGCTGTTTAATAGTTGCATGGCGGTTCCATCGTTGACAACCGGGCGAGTCGAGACTTAGCTCCATCGTACGGTATGCCAGGGCCAGGAAAGGTCAAAGTCTGATGGCACGAACACGAGATCTTTCGCAACAGCCAGGATCCAGCATCGAGGGCAGGCAAAGCGACGAGCCAGGTATCAGATGTCGCAGTGCTCGTCGTGCGTCTTCCAGAACATGCAAGCTGCCGCATGGCAAGACTGGGGGCATCATTGCCGCTGATACTCCTCTGCTATGGCTCTCGCAGAGTCTCCTTCGCTGCGCTGAGGACGCCTGTGAAGTGTTAATGCGATGATGTTGACAACAGAAGGATCAGGAATCTGCAAGCCCCCGACCAGATCTCGGTACGGAGATCGGAGTTGGAACTCAATCGCAAGAAGCATAACTTGACGCCCTTTGTTTGTACAGTAGGAGTAGAACGCCATGATAAAACTTTCATGTAATGCGAACCTGGAGTCCGTTGTGACGAAGCGTAAGTATCATCAGATAGCTACTTTCTTATTCTCATGTTCACATTGGCCCTTGCCGACACGAGGTTCGCCTGATACCAACATGGCAACCCAAACAACCATCGAACTCCAGCCCATGGGCCGAGAAGAACAAATAGCAAAGACGATACTCCCAGAAATTGCAGAATCATCAGAACGAACACTCGACTCCGGCCCACCAAGCTCAAGCCCACCCTCCACTCTCGACCACGAACCTCCCACCCCAAAACTCGCAACCTCCCGCGCCTGGATCGTAATAACGCAACTCTGCGGCATAAACTTCATCTCCTCCTTCAGCAACGGGCTCCTCACAATCGGCCTGCCCGAGATATCCCGTGACCTCATGATCCCCTCGCAACTCTCACTCTGGCCCAACTCCGTCTTCTACCTCACAGCAGGCTCATGTCTTCTGCTCGCTGGCTCGATTGTCGATGTGATTGGCCCCAGGCGTGTCAATCTGCCCGGTGCTTTGATCTTGGGAGTGTTCATTCTGGCATGTGGACTTTCGAGGAACGCGATCGATCTGGTCATGTTCAGAGCGTTGCAGGGAATCGCGAATGCGATGATCATGCCACGTGCGGTGAGTATTGTGTCGACGAATATTGAGGATGGAAGACCGAGGAATATTGGCTTCGCTTAGATCTTTTTGGCGATGCCGTTGGGATTTGCGTTTGGTCTGGTGCTTGGTGGTGTGTTTCAGAATGGAACTGGCTGGGGGGTCGGCTTCTACGCTGGTGGTGCGACTGGGTTGTTGTTCTTCTTGGTCAGTATCTGGGCACTTTCTGCAGACCTAAGGCTTGTGTCCATGGAAGAAGTCATGAAGAGGCTCGGGACGGAGATTGACTGGGTGGGAGCTGGCATGGCGAGCACTGCTCTTGCTTTATTCTCATACGTTCTTGCGTGAGTGATCTGGAAGTAGTTTGATGTGTGGAAAGCTGACAAGCCATAAGATACTTTCCGCCGACACGAGTCGCATCGAGGACTCCGAAACCATTGGCCTGCTGATCTTCAGCATTTCGCTCTTGATCGGGTTCCCGCTCTGGATGCAGTTACAGCAGAAACGTGGCCGGCCCCCGTTGATCCCGAATCACATCTGGAACAATTGGTCCTTCACCAGCGTCTGCTTGATGATACTCCTAGCAAATGCGGTAGTGAACTGCATGGAGCTCTTCTGCAGTTTGTTGTAAGTGTCCTGGTGTTGCGAGAATATGTCGACTTCGCTGACAGCACATAGCTTCCAAGAAGTACAGCTTCTTTCAGCGATCGAAGCCTCGATTCGGGTCCTGCCACAGATCTTAGTGGGCACATCTCTTAACTTCCTGACTGGCGTCTCCGTCAACACAGTTCCAATCATGCCGGCAGTCGTGATCTCAAGTGTACTGGGCGCCGGCGCACCTCTTCTCATGGCCATCATTAACCCGAGCTGGTCATATTAGTTTTGTGCCTTCTGGGCTCAAATTCTGGCTCCTTTAGCTGTGGACATTCTGTTCACTGTTGGCACTCTTGTGGTATCATCGGCATTTCCTCAACGGACTCAAGCTATGGCGGGTGCGGTGTTCAGCACATTCTCGCAAATCGGATCATCGATCGGGTTTTGCGTGACGCAGGTTGTCTCCAGCTCGGTAACAGCCGAGTCGAGCTTTGAGAACAAGAGTTCGCCGCAGGCGCTGATGAAGGGCTATCGTGCTACGTTCTGGACGCTTTTTGCCTGGATGATTGCGACTTGCGTCATTGCAGGCGTCGGCTTGAGAAAGGTTGGCAAGGTCGGGGTGCAAAGAGACTGAGGTCTCGGTCCTGGCACAGATACTACTTTAGAGGGTGCATTGGTTGTAGTGGATGGTCAAAAATGCTTGCAAGTCCCTAGACTTAGCTGGTCAGTGTTCACTCGCAGATCGGCATTCGTGGTTGCCTTACTCAGGCTCCTTCTACGATGAATGTCCTGGTCAAAGCCGCGTTGCTCTTGTTGATGCGGCCTGAGCACTCCAATTTGCCGTATTGGTTATAGGAGGGTATACTGCGTCAAAGGCACCGGCACCATTCTCGCAGATGCATGCTCCAGATGACCAAAAGCTTTGTAGCAGTTCAATGTGTACAGCATTCTCAGCACGAAGTCGACCACATTCTGCGCTCAATTCTCGGACTTTGGCTTGTAGCTCGCTGTTCGCGCCATTGCTCAATCGCAACCGCTCGTTCAACCCAGCGATCATGTCTTTCTGACGGTCTCGGCACTTTCGTTGGCTGCGAATCGTGAGCACGCGCAATGCAGACTGAGGGGCATGTTTCGTCTCACGCTTCACGATTCTGCTGCTTTCGTCGAAGCACTTTCGTCACTGCCTCGTTGTAGCTGATATTCGGAGGCGAGGTCGAGGGCGAGGAGGGCCACGGCGCGGCTGCCGAGTGGTCGGCTGTCGCGGAATTGTGCTCCAAATCGTGCACAATGTCAGCTCGGATGGGATTCTGTTGGCTGTGCACGGAATGCATTCCTTGCAGCAGCCATTGCAATTCGGCCTCTTCCTGCGGTGTCAATGTCATCGTCATGTTCATATGACTGATCGAATCGAATGTCTTGTGTCGGCAGTTGAGGTGGCGAATCGTTGTCTTTTATACTGCCAGGGACGGCTGCTAAATTCCGTCGTCATGATGCTGATAGCAAGTGCTGGAGGAATGTTACATGCTGTGCATGCATGGACGCCAATAGACACTGCGACTTCGAATGATCTTCGATCGAGAATTGGGACGAGGGGATCTCTGCGGTATGTCAATTCGGCTCGTGAGGCATATCGCTTCGGAGGGGTGTGCACGGCGCGAGGAGCGAGGAACATTATCGCCAGTGCTGGAAAACAAG
This genomic window from Fulvia fulva chromosome 4, complete sequence contains:
- a CDS encoding MFS-type transporter 1; the encoded protein is MATQTTIELQPMGREEQIAKTILPEIAESSERTLDSGPPSSSPPSTLDHEPPTPKLATSRAWIVITQLCGINFISSFSNGLLTIGLPEISRDLMIPSQLSLWPNSVFYLTAGSCLLLAGSIVDVIGPRRVNLPGALILGVFILACGLSRNAIDLVMFRALQGIANAMIMPRAVSIIFLAMPLGFAFGLVLGGVFQNGTGWGVGFYAGGATGLLFFLVSIWALSADLRLVSMEEVMKRLGTEIDWVGAGMASTALALFSYVLAHKILSADTSRIEDSETIGLLIFSISLLIGFPLWMQLQQKRGRPPLIPNHIWNNWSFTSVCLMILLANAVVNCMELFCSLFFQEVQLLSAIEASIRVLPQILVGTSLNFLTGVSVNTVPIMPAVVISSFCAFWAQILAPLAVDILFTVGTLVVSSAFPQRTQAMAGAVFSTFSQIGSSIGFCVTQVVSSSVTAESSFENKSSPQALMKGYRATFWTLFAWMIATCVIAGVGLRKVGKVGVQRD